Genomic DNA from Spirochaetaceae bacterium:
GATCCGGCCCGCGAGAGCCGCGCCCAGGGCGACCGCGGGCGCGGTGTTGCGCGCCGCCGGCTCGCCGACGACGTAGCAGGGCGCCGCTGCCGGCGCCGCGCCCTGGGCGGCGATTTGCGCGGCCACCATGTCCACCTGGTCCTCGGCAGTCACCACCATCACGGCGTCGGACGACACCGCCCGCGCGCGCAGCAGCGCCTGTTGCAGGTAGCTTGGCCCGCCGTCGAAGCTCAGGTACTGCTTGGGCACGGCGGCACGTGAGGCGGGCCACAGGCGCGTACCGCTGCCGCCGGCCAGGATCAGGGTAATCAGGCTCATGGTGGCGTTCAGGGGGGCACCGGGCGGCCGGAGAGGGGTGTCGGCCGCGGCCGTGGCGCCGGTACCAAAGTGATCAGGCTCATCGCGTCGCCGGGCAGGTGCGCGAGGTGCGTGGACAGGTATTGCCGCGACTCCGCACTCAGGGCAGTACCAGGCGGTCGGAGAGCGGCGCCAGCCGGTGGCGCAGCTCCGGCGACAGGGTAGCGGCGATCTCGTACTGGGTGGCGCCTCCCGCGCGGGTGTACCCGAGGTGCAGCATGCGCCGCGGGCCGGAGCTGTAGTTGGCCCGTGCACCGTGCCAAGTGTCGCCGTGCAGCAGGATCGCCGACCCGGCCGGGCAGGTGGCCAGCACCTCTCCCGGCACCGCTGCGAATGGATCGTCCACCTCGGTGCCCGGAAACGGCCGCCGGTGAGAACCGGGCACGAGGCGCGTGGCGCCGTTCTCGGCGGTGATGTCGTCCAGGGCCCACAACACGTTGAAGTAGGCGGGGGTGTCGTGCCAACTCTGCCGGTCGGCGTGTATCGCCTGGTGTGGATGGTGGTGGCCGGGCCACGGATCGTGGGCGTTCATGGCGTGCCAGGT
This window encodes:
- a CDS encoding sugar phosphate nucleotidyltransferase; amino-acid sequence: MSLITLILAGGSGTRLWPASRAAVPKQYLSFDGGPSYLQQALLRARAVSSDAVMVVTAEDQVDMVAAQIAAQGAAPAAAPCYVVGEPAARNTAPAVALGAALAGRI
- a CDS encoding phytanoyl-CoA dioxygenase family protein encodes the protein MSNDELRAAFRRDGYVIVERYLPAPRVAALVDAVEDLYAREGARAGWEQPAVAPFVRRLCNLFSKGDRFVELATDPLVLEFAELMIGRPMTWHAMNAHDPWPGHHHPHQAIHADRQSWHDTPAYFNVLWALDDITAENGATRLVPGSHRRPFPGTEVDDPFAAVPGEVLATCPAGSAILLHGDTWHGARANYSSGPRRMLHLGYTRAGGATQYEIAATLSPELRHRLAPLSDRLVLP